One window from the genome of Streptomyces sp. NBC_01476 encodes:
- a CDS encoding DHA2 family efflux MFS transporter permease subunit, whose translation MATEPSARPASFAWALVITSVAGFMAALDNLVVTTALPSIRGDLGGALSDLEWTVNAYTLTFAVLLMFGAALGDRFGRRRLFLGGLAVFTLASAAAAMAPGINELIAARAVQGVGAAVMMPLTLTLLTAAVPAEKRGMAFGIWGAVNGLAIASGPLIGGGLTEHISWHWIFWLNVPIGLLLLPLARLRLRESTAPGARLDARGTALISLGLFGIVFALVSATSHGWTSGRVLGGLIGGVVLVAAFVRHGMVAEHPMLPMRMFRNRGFTAVNAASMLMFTGMFGAIFLLSQFLQNVIGYGPTEAGLRMLPWTGMPMIVAPLAGILSDRIGGRPVVAAGLALQAVGLGWFALIVSPDVSYAVQLPALIISGTGMALFVAPATNLLMSTVRGAEQGLASGTNNALREIGGALGIAALGSIFAAQGGYGSASLFVDGLRPALWVGAGILALAVAAALLVPRRSGLADREDTAVAGSPRDIEVAAGR comes from the coding sequence ATGGCAACAGAACCTTCGGCCCGTCCGGCGAGCTTCGCCTGGGCGCTGGTCATCACCAGCGTCGCCGGGTTCATGGCGGCGCTCGACAACCTCGTGGTCACCACCGCGCTGCCGTCGATCCGCGGCGACCTCGGCGGGGCGCTCTCCGACCTGGAGTGGACGGTGAACGCCTACACGCTCACCTTCGCCGTCCTGCTGATGTTCGGCGCGGCGCTCGGCGACCGCTTCGGACGCCGCCGGCTCTTCCTCGGCGGTCTCGCGGTCTTCACGCTCGCCTCGGCCGCCGCTGCGATGGCCCCCGGCATCAACGAGCTGATCGCGGCGCGCGCGGTCCAGGGTGTCGGCGCCGCGGTGATGATGCCGCTCACCTTGACGCTGCTCACCGCGGCGGTGCCGGCCGAGAAGCGCGGCATGGCGTTCGGGATCTGGGGCGCGGTCAACGGCCTCGCCATCGCCAGCGGGCCGCTGATCGGCGGCGGACTGACCGAACACATCTCCTGGCACTGGATCTTCTGGCTGAACGTGCCGATCGGCCTGCTGCTCCTCCCGCTGGCCCGGCTGCGGCTGCGCGAGTCGACCGCGCCCGGCGCCCGGCTGGACGCACGCGGCACCGCACTGATCAGCCTCGGCCTCTTCGGCATCGTCTTCGCCCTGGTCAGCGCCACCTCGCACGGTTGGACCAGCGGGCGGGTGCTCGGCGGACTGATCGGCGGCGTGGTGCTGGTGGCGGCGTTCGTACGGCACGGAATGGTGGCCGAGCACCCGATGCTGCCGATGCGGATGTTCCGCAACCGCGGCTTCACGGCCGTCAACGCGGCGAGCATGCTGATGTTCACCGGGATGTTCGGGGCGATCTTCCTGCTCAGCCAGTTCCTGCAGAACGTCATTGGCTACGGGCCCACCGAGGCGGGGCTGCGGATGCTGCCGTGGACCGGTATGCCGATGATCGTGGCGCCCCTCGCGGGGATACTCTCCGACCGGATCGGCGGGCGGCCGGTGGTCGCCGCGGGGCTCGCCCTGCAGGCGGTCGGGCTCGGCTGGTTCGCGCTGATCGTCTCGCCCGACGTGTCGTACGCGGTGCAGCTGCCGGCACTGATCATCAGCGGTACCGGGATGGCGCTGTTCGTGGCGCCGGCCACGAATCTGCTGATGTCCACGGTGCGGGGCGCCGAGCAGGGGCTCGCCTCCGGCACGAACAACGCGCTGCGGGAGATCGGCGGGGCGCTCGGGATCGCCGCGCTCGGGTCGATCTTCGCGGCCCAGGGCGGCTACGGGTCCGCGTCGCTCTTCGTGGACGGGCTGCGGCCCGCGCTGTGGGTCGGCGCCGGGATCCTGGCGCTCGCGGTCGCCGCGGCGCTGCTGGTGCCGCGGCGCTCCGGACTCGCCGACCGCGAGGACACGGCCGTGGCAGGCTCCCCGCGGGACATCGAGGTCGCCGCCGGGCGGTGA
- a CDS encoding UDP-N-acetylmuramate dehydrogenase: MDVIENAPLAPLTTFRLGGPADRLVTAATDGDLVAAVREADRRGEPVLLVGGGSNLVIADAGFRGTVVRVATEGVALDGVRLEVAAGEDWSAAVAATVRAGLAGVECLAGVPGSAGATPIQNVGAYGQEVSTTISEVVAYDRREERTVTLPNAECGFSYRHSRFKADPARYVVLRVRFELEDAGGLSGPVKYAETARALGVEPGDRVPLAQARQTVLGLRRAKGMVLDAADHDTWSAGSFFTNPVLTTAEWAAFLERARTRLGAGAEPPSYPAGEDRTKTSAAWLIDKAGFGKGYGSGPARISGKHTLALTNRGRATTEDLLALAREVRDGVRAAFGVTLVNEPVMVGVRL; this comes from the coding sequence GTGGATGTCATCGAGAACGCTCCGCTCGCGCCCCTCACCACCTTCCGGCTCGGAGGGCCCGCCGACCGGCTGGTCACCGCCGCGACGGACGGGGATCTGGTGGCCGCGGTGCGGGAGGCCGACCGGCGCGGGGAGCCCGTGCTCCTGGTCGGCGGGGGCAGCAATCTGGTGATCGCCGACGCCGGATTCCGCGGCACCGTCGTGCGGGTGGCGACCGAAGGGGTCGCGCTGGACGGGGTACGGCTGGAGGTGGCGGCCGGCGAGGACTGGTCGGCCGCCGTGGCCGCGACCGTACGGGCCGGTCTCGCCGGGGTGGAGTGCCTGGCCGGGGTGCCGGGCTCGGCCGGGGCGACTCCGATCCAGAATGTGGGCGCCTACGGGCAGGAAGTGTCGACCACGATCAGCGAAGTGGTCGCCTACGACCGCCGGGAGGAGCGGACCGTCACCCTGCCGAACGCGGAGTGCGGGTTCTCCTACCGGCACAGCAGGTTCAAGGCGGACCCGGCGCGGTATGTGGTGCTGCGGGTGCGCTTCGAACTGGAGGACGCCGGCGGGCTGTCCGGTCCGGTGAAGTACGCCGAGACCGCGCGGGCGCTGGGCGTGGAGCCGGGCGACCGGGTGCCGCTTGCGCAGGCCCGGCAGACGGTGCTGGGGCTGCGGCGGGCGAAGGGCATGGTGCTGGACGCGGCGGACCACGACACCTGGTCGGCCGGTTCCTTCTTCACCAACCCGGTGCTGACCACGGCCGAGTGGGCGGCGTTCCTGGAGCGGGCGCGCACCCGGCTCGGCGCCGGCGCCGAGCCGCCGTCGTATCCGGCGGGGGAGGACCGTACGAAGACCTCCGCGGCCTGGCTGATCGACAAGGCCGGCTTCGGCAAGGGGTACGGCAGCGGGCCGGCCCGGATCTCCGGGAAGCACACCCTGGCGCTGACCAACCGCGGCCGGGCCACCACCGAGGACCTGCTGGCCCTGGCCCGCGAGGTACGGGACGGGGTGCGGGCGGCCTTCGGGGTGACGCTGGTGAACGAACCGGTGATGGTCGGCGTTCGCCTGTGA
- a CDS encoding adenosine deaminase: MAREVPEVPEVSGPARDVRRLPKAHLHLHFTGSMRPSTLLELADKHGVHLPEALTSGEPPKLRATDERGWFRFQRLYDIARSCLRTPEDIQRLVREAAEEDAADGSGWLEIQVDPTSYAPRLGGLIPTLEIILDAVHTASEETGVGMAVVVAANRMKHPLDARTLARLAVRYADRGVVGFGLSNDERRGLARDFDRAFAIAREGGLLAAPHGGELAGPSSVRDCLDDLHAGRVGHGVRAAEDPYLLKRLADSGITCEVCPASNVALGVYDKPEDVPLRTLFEAGVPMALGADDPLLFGSRLAAQYEFARTVHGFTDAELAELARQSVRASRAPDEVRDRLLTGIDDWLGSTA, encoded by the coding sequence ATGGCACGCGAAGTACCCGAGGTACCCGAGGTGAGCGGTCCGGCGCGCGACGTCCGCCGGCTGCCCAAAGCCCATCTGCACCTGCACTTCACCGGCTCCATGCGGCCGAGCACCCTGCTGGAGCTGGCCGACAAGCACGGCGTGCACCTGCCCGAGGCGCTCACGTCCGGAGAGCCCCCCAAGCTGCGGGCCACCGACGAGCGCGGCTGGTTCCGCTTCCAGCGGCTCTACGACATCGCCCGCTCCTGCCTGCGCACGCCGGAGGACATCCAGCGGCTGGTCCGCGAGGCGGCCGAGGAGGACGCCGCGGACGGCTCCGGCTGGCTGGAGATCCAGGTCGACCCGACGTCGTACGCGCCCCGGCTCGGCGGGCTGATCCCGACGCTGGAGATCATCCTGGACGCGGTGCACACCGCCTCCGAGGAGACCGGCGTCGGCATGGCCGTGGTGGTCGCCGCCAACCGCATGAAACACCCGCTGGACGCCCGTACGCTGGCCCGGCTCGCGGTCCGCTACGCCGACCGGGGGGTGGTCGGTTTCGGCCTGTCCAACGACGAACGCCGGGGCCTGGCACGGGACTTCGACCGTGCCTTCGCCATCGCCAGGGAAGGCGGGCTGCTCGCCGCCCCGCACGGCGGTGAACTCGCCGGACCCTCCAGCGTCCGTGACTGCCTCGACGACCTGCACGCCGGACGCGTCGGCCACGGGGTGCGTGCCGCCGAGGACCCCTATCTCCTCAAGCGCCTCGCCGACTCCGGCATCACCTGCGAGGTCTGCCCCGCCTCCAACGTCGCCCTCGGTGTCTACGACAAGCCCGAGGACGTCCCCCTGCGCACGCTCTTCGAAGCCGGCGTGCCGATGGCCCTGGGCGCCGACGACCCGCTGCTCTTCGGCTCCCGGCTCGCCGCGCAGTACGAGTTCGCCCGCACCGTGCACGGCTTCACCGACGCCGAACTGGCCGAGCTCGCCCGGCAGTCGGTACGCGCTTCCCGGGCGCCGGACGAGGTACGCGACCGGCTGCTGACCGGCATCGACGACTGGCTGGGCAGCACGGCCTGA
- a CDS encoding pyridoxal phosphate-dependent aminotransferase, whose amino-acid sequence MSAATPSVPSATTRRVSARVGAISESATLAVDAKAKALKAAGRPVIGFGAGEPDFPTPDYIVEAAVEACRNPKYHRYTPAGGLPELKAAIAAKTLRDSGYEVDASQVLVTNGGKQAIYEAFAAVLDPGDEVIVPAPYWTTYPESIRLAGGVPVEVVADETTGYRISVEQLEAARTERTKVVLFVSPSNPTGAVYSEADSEAIGRWAVEHGLWVLTDEIYEHLVYGDAKFTSLPAIVPELRDKCIVVNGVAKTYAMTGWRVGWIVGPKDVVKAATNLQSHATSNVSNVAQVAALAAVSGNLDAVAEMRAAFDRRRQTIVKMLNEIDGVVCPAPEGAFYVYPSVKALLGKELRGRRPADSVELAALILDEAEVAVVPGEAFGTPGYLRLSYALGDDDLVEGVSRLQQLLGEAKD is encoded by the coding sequence ATGAGCGCTGCTACCCCCTCCGTACCGTCTGCCACCACCCGGCGGGTGTCCGCCCGCGTCGGGGCGATCTCCGAGTCCGCGACCCTCGCCGTGGACGCCAAGGCGAAGGCCCTCAAGGCCGCCGGGCGTCCGGTGATCGGCTTCGGCGCCGGCGAGCCCGACTTCCCGACGCCGGACTACATCGTCGAAGCCGCCGTCGAGGCCTGCCGGAACCCCAAGTACCACCGCTACACCCCGGCCGGCGGGCTGCCGGAGCTGAAGGCCGCCATCGCCGCCAAGACGCTCCGCGACTCCGGCTACGAGGTGGACGCCTCCCAGGTGCTGGTGACCAACGGCGGCAAGCAGGCGATCTACGAGGCCTTCGCGGCGGTCCTCGACCCGGGCGACGAGGTCATCGTCCCGGCCCCGTACTGGACCACCTACCCGGAGTCGATCCGGCTGGCCGGCGGCGTCCCGGTCGAGGTGGTGGCCGACGAGACCACCGGCTACCGCATCTCCGTGGAGCAGCTGGAGGCGGCCCGCACCGAGCGCACCAAGGTCGTCCTGTTCGTCTCGCCGTCCAACCCGACCGGCGCGGTCTACAGCGAGGCGGACTCCGAGGCGATCGGCCGCTGGGCGGTCGAGCACGGCCTGTGGGTGCTCACCGACGAGATCTACGAGCACCTGGTCTACGGCGACGCGAAGTTCACCTCGCTGCCGGCGATCGTGCCCGAGCTGCGGGACAAGTGCATCGTGGTCAACGGCGTCGCCAAGACGTACGCGATGACCGGCTGGCGGGTCGGGTGGATCGTCGGCCCGAAGGACGTGGTGAAGGCCGCGACGAACCTGCAGTCGCACGCCACCTCCAACGTCTCCAACGTGGCCCAGGTCGCCGCCCTCGCCGCCGTCTCGGGGAACCTGGACGCGGTCGCCGAGATGCGCGCCGCCTTCGACCGCCGCCGGCAGACCATCGTGAAGATGCTCAACGAGATCGACGGCGTGGTCTGCCCGGCCCCCGAGGGCGCGTTCTATGTGTACCCCTCGGTGAAGGCGCTGCTCGGCAAGGAGCTGCGGGGCAGGCGCCCGGCCGACTCGGTCGAGCTGGCCGCGCTGATCCTGGACGAGGCCGAGGTCGCGGTCGTCCCCGGTGAGGCGTTCGGCACACCCGGCTACCTGCGGCTCAGCTACGCGCTCGGCGACGACGACCTGGTCGAGGGCGTCTCGCGCCTGCAGCAGCTGCTCGGCGAGGCCAAGGACTGA
- the secE gene encoding preprotein translocase subunit SecE yields the protein MTEITDSIGVPEPGTTQDDQETEKKPRRGGKRGKKGPLGRLALFYRQIVAELRKVVWPSRNDLVTYTSVVIVFVVVIIAFVSVVDWGFSKLVSYVFG from the coding sequence GTGACCGAGATCACGGACTCCATCGGCGTTCCTGAGCCTGGCACGACTCAGGACGACCAGGAGACCGAGAAGAAGCCCCGCCGCGGTGGTAAGCGCGGAAAGAAGGGCCCTCTCGGCCGTCTTGCTCTCTTCTACCGTCAGATCGTCGCGGAACTGCGCAAGGTCGTCTGGCCGAGCCGTAATGACCTCGTGACATACACCAGTGTGGTGATTGTCTTCGTCGTGGTCATCATCGCGTTCGTGAGCGTGGTTGACTGGGGTTTCTCGAAGCTCGTCTCGTACGTCTTCGGCTGA
- the nusG gene encoding transcription termination/antitermination protein NusG, with product MSDPNVYDADAKDESAEGDDTALDIVEAADGDIDQAEAADLAAGESAEEAAEAEEDVESEAAEEAEEAAQADESDDSADESDAAEDAAESDAAGEDGDEEAAAPAEPVDAVAAFREELRTLPGEWYVIHTYAGYENRVKSNLEQRAVSLNVEEYIYQAEVPQEEVVQIKNGDRKTIRQNKLPGYVLVRMDLTNESWGVVRNTPGVTGFVGNAYDPYPLTLDEIVKMLAPEVEAAAEAAAIAEGTAQPRKVEVQVLDFEVGDSVTVTDGPFATLQATINEINPDSKKVKGLVEIFGRETPVELSFDQIQKN from the coding sequence GTGTCCGACCCGAACGTGTACGACGCCGACGCCAAGGACGAATCTGCCGAGGGCGACGACACCGCGCTCGACATCGTCGAGGCCGCCGACGGCGACATCGACCAGGCAGAGGCTGCCGACCTGGCCGCGGGCGAATCCGCCGAGGAAGCCGCGGAAGCGGAAGAGGACGTCGAGTCGGAAGCGGCTGAAGAGGCCGAGGAAGCCGCTCAGGCCGACGAGTCCGACGATTCCGCGGACGAGTCCGACGCGGCAGAGGATGCCGCCGAGTCCGACGCCGCAGGCGAGGACGGGGACGAGGAAGCCGCCGCTCCCGCCGAGCCGGTCGACGCGGTGGCCGCCTTCCGTGAGGAACTCCGGACGCTGCCCGGCGAGTGGTACGTGATCCACACCTACGCCGGCTACGAGAACCGCGTGAAGTCCAACCTGGAGCAGCGCGCCGTCTCGCTCAACGTCGAGGAGTACATCTACCAGGCCGAGGTCCCCCAGGAAGAAGTCGTCCAGATCAAGAACGGCGACCGCAAGACGATCCGGCAGAACAAGCTGCCCGGTTACGTCCTGGTGCGCATGGATCTGACGAACGAGTCCTGGGGCGTCGTCCGCAACACCCCCGGTGTCACCGGCTTCGTCGGCAACGCCTACGACCCGTACCCGCTGACGCTGGACGAGATCGTCAAGATGCTCGCCCCCGAGGTGGAGGCCGCGGCCGAGGCCGCCGCCATCGCCGAGGGCACCGCCCAGCCCCGCAAGGTCGAGGTCCAGGTCCTGGACTTCGAGGTCGGCGACTCGGTCACCGTCACCGACGGCCCCTTCGCCACCCTCCAGGCCACGATCAACGAGATCAACCCGGACTCCAAGAAGGTCAAGGGCCTCGTCGAGATCTTCGGCCGCGAGACCCCGGTCGAGCTGAGCTTCGACCAGATCCAGAAGAACTAG
- a CDS encoding MarR family winged helix-turn-helix transcriptional regulator gives MTNDPKQPLNPEEEAAWRALARAVLVLPRILEAELLETHGLNLAEYTVLMHLSESPERSLRMTELANRVALSVSGLTRVVERLSRQGLVERLKCPTDARGHLAHLTDKGFDRLVDAYPRHLEGVRRHVMDHLTGIDLPAFAAAVGTIAAADIPPSRRTLPPSA, from the coding sequence GTGACCAACGACCCGAAGCAGCCCCTCAATCCGGAGGAAGAGGCCGCCTGGCGAGCCCTCGCCCGTGCGGTCCTGGTCCTGCCCCGCATCCTCGAAGCGGAGCTGCTGGAGACGCACGGCCTCAATCTGGCCGAGTACACCGTGCTGATGCATCTCTCCGAGAGCCCCGAGCGGTCCCTGCGGATGACCGAACTCGCCAACCGGGTCGCCCTGTCGGTCAGCGGCCTCACCCGGGTCGTCGAACGCCTCAGCCGCCAGGGCCTGGTCGAACGGCTCAAGTGCCCCACCGACGCCCGCGGCCACCTCGCCCACCTCACCGACAAGGGCTTCGACCGCCTGGTGGACGCCTACCCGCGCCACCTCGAAGGCGTCCGCCGGCACGTCATGGACCACCTCACCGGCATCGACCTGCCCGCCTTCGCCGCCGCCGTCGGCACCATCGCCGCGGCCGACATCCCCCCCTCCCGCCGCACACTCCCCCCGTCCGCCTGA
- the wrbA gene encoding NAD(P)H:quinone oxidoreductase: MSQQVKVAVVYYSSTGNVYELAKSVAEGAEKAGAEVRLLKVHELAPEEAIASNAGWAGHVAETQHVREATPDDITWADAVIFGSPTRFGNVASQLKQFLDTLGGLWAQGLLADKVYSGFTSTATAHGGQESTLLALYNTVHHFGGIVVAPGYTDPVKFADGNPYGTSHVDAQGSIPVSETTRQSAAFQGARVTRIATALKAGLSA; encoded by the coding sequence ATGTCCCAGCAGGTCAAGGTCGCCGTCGTCTACTACTCGTCGACCGGCAACGTCTACGAGCTCGCCAAGTCCGTCGCGGAGGGCGCGGAGAAGGCCGGCGCCGAGGTGCGGCTGCTCAAGGTGCACGAGCTGGCACCGGAGGAGGCGATCGCCTCCAACGCCGGATGGGCCGGGCACGTCGCCGAGACCCAGCACGTCCGCGAGGCCACGCCGGACGACATCACCTGGGCGGACGCGGTGATCTTCGGCTCGCCGACCCGGTTCGGCAACGTAGCCAGCCAGCTCAAGCAGTTCCTCGACACCCTCGGCGGCCTGTGGGCGCAGGGCCTGCTCGCCGACAAGGTCTACAGCGGCTTCACCTCCACCGCCACCGCGCACGGCGGCCAGGAGTCGACGCTGCTTGCGCTCTACAACACCGTCCACCACTTCGGCGGCATCGTGGTGGCGCCCGGCTACACCGACCCGGTCAAGTTCGCCGACGGGAACCCGTACGGCACCAGCCACGTCGACGCCCAGGGCAGCATCCCGGTGAGCGAGACCACCCGCCAGTCCGCGGCCTTCCAGGGCGCGCGGGTGACGCGGATCGCGACCGCGCTCAAGGCCGGACTGAGCGCCTGA
- a CDS encoding SGNH/GDSL hydrolase family protein: MRLTRSLSALGALVSAFTLAIVCTGPAQAAGPSYVALGDSYSAGNGAGNYISSSGDCHRSNSAYPALWASAHGASSFTFAACSGAVTTDVTNSQLGSLSASTTLVTVTIGGNDAGFSDVITTCVAGSDSTCVNRVNTAENYVRTTLPGRLDAVYNAIRAKAPSARVVVLGYPDLYTLNVFCIGLSATKHQKIDEAADLIDTTTAARASAHGFVFGDVRSTFRGHELCSGDDYLHDLALPTWESYHPTALGHSAGYLPVLNADD, from the coding sequence GTGAGACTCACCAGGTCACTGTCAGCGCTCGGCGCGCTGGTATCCGCCTTTACCCTCGCCATCGTGTGCACCGGTCCGGCCCAGGCGGCCGGGCCGTCCTACGTCGCCCTCGGCGACTCCTACTCGGCCGGCAACGGCGCAGGGAACTACATCAGTTCCAGCGGTGACTGCCACCGCAGCAACAGTGCGTACCCCGCCTTGTGGGCCAGCGCCCACGGCGCCTCGTCCTTCACCTTCGCCGCCTGCTCGGGGGCGGTGACCACCGACGTGACCAACAGCCAGCTCGGCTCGCTGAGCGCCTCGACCACCCTGGTCACCGTCACCATCGGCGGCAACGACGCGGGCTTCTCCGACGTGATCACCACCTGTGTGGCCGGCTCCGACAGCACGTGCGTCAACCGCGTCAACACCGCGGAGAACTACGTGCGCACCACGCTGCCCGGCCGGCTCGACGCGGTCTACAACGCGATCCGCGCCAAGGCGCCCTCGGCCCGGGTCGTGGTCCTGGGATACCCGGACCTCTACACCCTCAACGTCTTCTGCATCGGCCTCAGCGCCACCAAGCACCAGAAGATCGACGAGGCCGCCGATCTGATCGACACCACCACCGCGGCCCGCGCCTCCGCGCACGGCTTCGTCTTCGGTGACGTCCGCAGCACCTTCCGCGGGCACGAACTCTGCTCCGGTGACGACTACCTCCACGACCTCGCCCTCCCGACCTGGGAGTCGTACCACCCGACCGCGCTCGGTCACTCCGCCGGCTACCTGCCCGTGCTCAACGCCGACGACTGA
- a CDS encoding 4a-hydroxytetrahydrobiopterin dehydratase translates to MPPTTPLTGAELDQALSALPGWTVTDGLLSASFTADRAALPGLYTAVAAAEDAADHHAVVRILYTTIGFGLNTHDAGGAITAKDTTMAARISELAAAHHARPAG, encoded by the coding sequence GTGCCCCCCACCACCCCGCTGACCGGCGCCGAACTCGACCAGGCACTGTCCGCGCTGCCCGGCTGGACCGTGACGGACGGTCTGCTCAGCGCCTCGTTCACCGCCGACCGGGCCGCACTGCCCGGGCTGTACACGGCCGTCGCGGCGGCGGAGGACGCCGCCGACCACCACGCCGTGGTGCGGATCCTCTACACCACGATCGGGTTCGGCCTGAACACCCATGACGCGGGCGGGGCCATCACCGCGAAGGACACCACCATGGCCGCCCGCATCAGCGAACTCGCCGCCGCGCACCACGCCCGCCCGGCGGGCTGA
- the rplK gene encoding 50S ribosomal protein L11 — protein sequence MPPKKKKVTGLIKLQINAGAANPAPPVGPALGQHGVNIMEFCKAYNAATESQRGMVIPVEITVYDDRSFTFITKTPPAAKLILKAAGVEKGSGEPHVKKVAKLTRDQVREIATTKLPDLNANDLDAAEKIIAGTARSMGITVEG from the coding sequence ATGCCTCCCAAGAAGAAGAAAGTCACGGGGCTGATCAAGCTCCAGATCAACGCCGGTGCGGCCAACCCGGCGCCGCCGGTCGGCCCCGCACTGGGCCAGCACGGCGTGAACATCATGGAATTCTGCAAGGCGTACAACGCGGCCACCGAGTCGCAGCGCGGCATGGTGATCCCGGTGGAGATCACGGTCTACGACGACCGCAGCTTCACCTTCATCACCAAGACGCCGCCGGCCGCCAAGCTGATCCTGAAGGCCGCGGGTGTCGAGAAGGGCTCCGGCGAGCCGCACGTCAAGAAGGTCGCGAAGCTGACGCGCGACCAGGTGCGGGAGATCGCCACCACGAAGCTCCCCGACCTCAACGCGAACGACCTGGACGCCGCGGAGAAGATCATCGCGGGCACGGCACGTTCCATGGGCATCACGGTCGAGGGCTGA
- the rplA gene encoding 50S ribosomal protein L1, with product MSKRSKSLRAADAKIDQERLYAPLEAVRIAKETATTKFDSTVEVAFRLGVDPRKADQMVRGTVNLPHGTGKTARVLVFATGDRAAAAEAAGADIVGSDELIDEVAKGRLDFDAVVATPDLMGKVGRLGRVLGPRGLMPNPKTGTVTPDVAKAVTEIKGGKIEFRVDKHSNLHFIIGKVSFDDAQLVENYAAALDEILRLKPSAAKGRYVRKAAVSTTMGPGIQVDPNRTRNLLVEEDPASV from the coding sequence GTGAGCAAGCGCAGCAAGTCTCTCCGCGCTGCGGACGCCAAGATCGACCAGGAGCGCCTGTACGCGCCCCTGGAGGCCGTCCGTATCGCCAAGGAGACCGCGACCACCAAGTTCGACTCGACCGTCGAGGTCGCCTTCCGGCTGGGTGTCGACCCCCGCAAGGCGGACCAGATGGTCCGTGGCACCGTGAACCTTCCGCACGGCACCGGCAAGACCGCCCGGGTCCTGGTCTTCGCGACCGGTGACCGTGCTGCGGCCGCGGAAGCCGCGGGAGCCGACATCGTCGGCTCCGACGAACTGATCGACGAGGTGGCGAAGGGCCGGCTGGACTTCGACGCCGTCGTCGCCACCCCGGACCTGATGGGCAAGGTCGGCCGGCTGGGCCGCGTGCTCGGCCCGCGCGGTCTGATGCCGAACCCGAAGACCGGCACCGTGACGCCCGACGTGGCGAAGGCGGTCACCGAGATCAAGGGCGGCAAGATCGAGTTCCGCGTGGACAAGCACTCGAACCTGCACTTCATCATCGGCAAGGTCTCCTTCGACGACGCCCAGCTGGTGGAGAACTACGCCGCCGCGCTGGACGAGATCCTGCGGCTGAAGCCGTCCGCGGCCAAGGGCCGGTACGTCCGCAAGGCCGCGGTCTCCACGACCATGGGCCCCGGCATCCAGGTCGACCCGAACCGCACCCGCAACCTGCTGGTGGAAGAGGACCCCGCGTCGGTCTGA
- the rplJ gene encoding 50S ribosomal protein L10 — protein sequence MARPDKAAAVAELTDQFRSSNAAMLTEYRGLTVAQLKTLRRSLGENVTYAVVKNTLTKIAANEAGISTLDDLFAGPSAVAFVAGDPVEAAKGLRDFAKDNPNLVIKGGVLDGKALSADEIKKLADLESREVLLAKLAGAMKAKQSQAAAVFQALPSKFVRTAEALRAKQAEEQGGAGTPAPAEAAE from the coding sequence ATGGCGAGGCCCGACAAGGCTGCCGCGGTTGCCGAGTTGACGGATCAGTTCCGCTCCTCGAACGCCGCGATGCTGACCGAGTACCGCGGTCTCACCGTGGCGCAGCTCAAGACGCTGCGCCGTTCACTCGGTGAGAACGTCACGTACGCCGTGGTGAAGAACACGCTGACCAAGATCGCGGCCAACGAGGCCGGGATCAGCACGCTCGACGACCTGTTCGCGGGTCCGTCGGCCGTCGCCTTCGTCGCCGGTGACCCGGTCGAGGCGGCGAAGGGTCTTCGTGACTTCGCCAAGGACAACCCCAACCTCGTCATCAAGGGCGGTGTCCTTGACGGCAAGGCGCTGTCCGCCGACGAGATCAAGAAGCTCGCGGACCTCGAGTCCCGCGAGGTTCTGCTCGCCAAGCTGGCGGGTGCCATGAAGGCCAAGCAGTCCCAGGCTGCCGCGGTCTTCCAGGCGCTCCCCTCGAAGTTCGTCCGCACCGCGGAGGCGCTTCGGGCCAAGCAGGCGGAAGAGCAGGGCGGTGCCGGTACGCCGGCTCCCGCCGAGGCTGCCGAATAG
- the rplL gene encoding 50S ribosomal protein L7/L12, translating to MAKLSQAELLEQFENLTLIELSEFVKAFEEKFDVTAAAPVAVAGVAGPAAVADAPEEQDEFDVILTGAGEKKIQVIKVVRELTSLGLKEAKDLVDGAPKPVLEKATKEAAEKARESLAAAGASVEVK from the coding sequence ATGGCGAAGCTCAGCCAGGCCGAGCTGCTCGAGCAGTTCGAGAACCTCACCCTCATCGAGCTCTCCGAGTTCGTGAAGGCCTTCGAGGAGAAGTTCGACGTCACCGCTGCCGCCCCGGTCGCCGTGGCCGGCGTCGCGGGCCCGGCCGCCGTCGCGGACGCCCCCGAGGAGCAGGACGAGTTCGACGTCATCCTCACGGGTGCCGGCGAGAAGAAGATCCAGGTCATCAAGGTCGTGCGTGAGCTGACCTCGCTGGGTCTGAAGGAAGCCAAGGACCTCGTGGACGGCGCCCCGAAGCCGGTCCTGGAGAAGGCCACCAAGGAAGCCGCCGAGAAGGCCCGCGAGTCCCTCGCGGCCGCCGGCGCCTCGGTCGAGGTCAAGTAA